The Candidatus Omnitrophota bacterium DNA segment TGCGGCGCGCGGCTGAGCCGTGAGCCGAAGATGTCTCGCAGCAGCCGTTCATTGAAGAGCTCTCGCCCTGTGGACTTCGGCGGCGGCCGGCGAAAATACGGATGCTGCCACAGGCGCTTGGCCAGGCCTTCATCAATGCGGCCCAATCGGGCCAGACGGCCGCCGCGGTCGTATCGAAGACGTCCTCGACTGATGCGCTGGGCGAGGACATCCATCCAACAATTGCCCGGGCCGGTGTCAAAGGCCATCGGTCGGATTCCGCGGCCGACGATCGACACATTGGCGATGCCGCCGATATTTTGCAGCGCGCGCGGAGCCCCTCGCCCGAAAAACGCGGCGTCAAAATACGGCACCAAGGGCGCGCCGCTGCCTCCGGCGGCGATGTCGCGCGGGCGAAAGTTGGCCACGACCGGCAAGCCTGTGCGCTGCGCGATCACCGACGGTTCGCCCAGCTGCAAGGTGGAGGGGATCGGATCCGACGGCCCATGATAGACCGTATGGCCGTGCGAGCCGATGACCGCGATGCGGCGCGCAGCCCCTGGCACGGCGGCAGCGCAACGCCGTGCCGCCCGCGCGAAGGCTTCGCCCAGCGCCATATTGAGGGCAGAGAGCTCGGCAGCCGAGAGGGCTGCGCTTTTGTGCAACAGTCTCGCGAGGCGAGGGGAATACGGGGTGGTGCGCTCAGTGAGGATTCGAACGGTCCGGTTGGAGAACTGCGCGAGCGCGGCGGAGACGCCATCGCACGAGGTGCCGGACATCACACCGATCGCGAGGATACCCATGTCGTGATTCAGTGATTGAGTGATTGGGTGATTGAGTGATTCAGTGGTTGAGAGGAAAGGGCCTTTCGCAGGGAGCCATGAGCATGGCTGAGACGTCGGCGCGCAGCCACGAGGGAGACATGATGCGAGGCCATGACGATGGCGGCTTTGACATTGCCGCGCGCGGCGCGCAAGCGCGCGGCCGCTACGCGCGGGGAGACGTGCGTCACGAGCTGAATGATCGCGATCGCCCGGGCGGTCAATTTTCGCGAGGTGGGCCGCACATCCACCATCAGGCTGCCGTAGGTTTTCCCGAGCCGCGCCATCGCGCCCAGGGTGAGCATGTTGAGGATGAGCTTCGTCGCGGTGCCGGCTTTGAGTCGCGTGGAGCCGGCCAAGAGCTCCGGCCCGACGACAACCGCAATGCGCACATCGGCCGGAATCGGTGCGCGCGCATGGCACGTCACCAGGATGGTGGCAGCGCCGCGCCGCGTAGCCGCCCTGAGGGCCGCGTCCACGAACGGGGTCACCCCGCTGGCCGTGATGCCGACGACGGCGTCGCCTGCGCGAATCCGTCGGCGCGCCATCGCTTGGGTGCTCGCACGGGCATCTTCTGCGCCCTCGCGGGAGCGGAGCACCGCGCGCGGGCCGCCCGCCATGATGGCCTGGACCTGCGATGGGGTCGTGCGAAACGTGGGAGGGCACTCCGCCGCTTCGATGACCCCGAGCCGTCCGCTCGTCCCCGCGCCCACGAAGATGAGCCGTCCCCGATGCCGAAGAGAGGCTTCGATCAACGCAATCGCCTTGGCCACCTGCGCGAGTTGCCGTCCCACCGCGCGCACCGCCTGCTGATCTTCGCGGTGCATCAACTGCAAGAGCTGCAGCGTTGAGAGCCGATCCAGGCTGACGCTTTGCGGATGCGACTGTTCCGTCGGCAACTGGCGATAGCGGATCGCGCGTGGCATCACGTGCAGAATAGCACGCGTGCTTTTCGGCTGCAACTTGCGAGCCGATTCTCCCCGTGTTAGTCTGACATCATGGAAGCACCAAATTCCAAACGGCTTGTGTTTGGTGCTTGGGAGTTGGTGCTTGGTGCTTGACTGCATGGATCTTGAGACGCTTATCGGAAAACGCCTCGCCGTGGGGATTCCGGGTGCCGAGGCGACCGAGGACGTCATCGAGGCCTTGCGCGCGATTCGCGCGGGCAGCCTCGTGCTCTTCAGCCGCAACGCGGCCTCGCCGGAGCAGCTCCGCCGATTGCTGCGCCGCCTGGAGGAGGGGCTCGGCTATCCGCTGTGGGTCATGGTGGATCACGAGGGCGGCCGCATCATCCGGTTTGCCGAGGGGGTGACCCGGTTTCCCTCAGCGCTTACCGTCGGCACCACGATGTCGGTGGCCGATGCCGAGACGCAAGGCTGTGTGGAAGCGACAGAGCTCAGAGCCTTGGGCGTCCACGTCAATCTGGCCCCCTGTGTTGATGTCTTGGTCGAGGGAGCCGACCCCATCATTGGCGACCGCTCCTACGGCGCGGATCCTGAGCGCGTCTCCGCCTATGCCGCTGCGAGAATTCGTGGCTTGCAGACGCATGGGGTCGCGGCCTGCGCGAAACATTTTCCCGGGCTGGGCGCGGTCAATCGCGACCCGCATGGCGCGTTGCCGACGATCACGGCGGACTGGAACGCCATGGAGCCGCATCTCGTCCCGTTTGAGCGATCGATCATGGCCGGTGTGGCGATGGTGATGTCCTCCCATGCGTGCTATCCCCATCTTGGGGATCCGCCCGGCCTGCCGGCGACGTTTTCACGGCGGCTCATCCATGATCTGCTGCGGCGCCGACTGGGATTTGAAGGGGTGATGCTCACCGATGATCTTGAAATGGGGGCGTTGCGGTCCTTCGGCGCGATGGACGAGCTGGCCATCCGCGCGACCGAGGCGGGGCATGACCTGTTGCTCATCTGCTCGGATCTTGCTGCGGCCCAGCGCGCGGCTGCGGGGCTGCGATCCGCGTATGCAAGCGGCTGTCTCGACGGTGATGAGCTGGAACGTAGCGTCCAGCGCATCCAACAGGCCAGGCAAAAGTTCCTTTCTTAACCTCTTGAAAAAGTTTAACCAGATATGGTACGGTCATTTGGGAGCCGATAATGGCACACCGCTCCGCCCATGCGGCGGAGGCTTCGCTGGCTATCCCATCCGATTGGCGAAGTGCCGAAAGGCCGGGCCGCAAAGCTCAAGGCCTACAGTTGCGCGCGTGAAATATCGGTGAGCGCTGGGGAAGCGCATCCCAACCCCCTGCTGCGTGGTCGCAGAGCGACCACCGCTTCTACGAAGCGGTTCGCCTGCGGCGAACAGCAGCAGGGGGTGGGATACAGGCGCCGAGTGGTGCGCGATACGGTTGCTTAGCTGCCGAAGCTCTGAGGGCGCTTTGGCGCCTTATCGAGCTCCCACGGCCATCATTGTTCAGAAGTGACAGTCACTTCTCCCGTTCAAAAAAGTGACTGTCACTTTTTTCGTTGGGGGTTTGGTATAATGGCAGCACCATGCCGCAACTTTCCGCCTCGACCCTGAAGCTCTTTCAAGAGTGCCCGCGATGTTTCTGGCTGCACATCAATAAGAAAATCGAGCGGCCGCGCGGGCCGTTTCCCTCGTTGCCCTCCGGGATTGATCGCGTGTTGAAGGGCTATTTTGAGACCTACCGCAAGCAAGGCGCGTTGCCGCCGCTGATTGCCGGCAAGCTCAGCGGGACCCTCTCGACGACGCCGCTGACCCTGGGATTCAACGACCCCGCGACCCGCGCGCGGCTGTGGGGAAAACTGGATGATTGCATCACGCTCTCCGATCAGCGCCTCGCCCCCCTGGATCACAAAACGCGCGCCTCAGCCCCCGACGATTTGAGTTACAGCCAAACCTACTATCAATTCCAGATGGATGTCTACACGCTGCTCTTGGAGCGCAACGGCTACCGCACCAGTCGCAGCGCCTATGTCGTCTACTATTTTCCGATCGACGGCACGCTGCACAATGGCTTTCCATTTGACGTGGCAGTGCACACGCTGGCCACCGATCCGGAGAGCGCCTATGACGTGTTTGCGGCCGCGTGCCGATGCCTCGCCTCCCCGCTGCCCTCATCGTCGGCTTCCTGCGCATTTTGCCGCTGGGCGGTGAGCCGGCACAGTGAGGTGGCTCAACCGATTCCACGCCTGGCGGAAGACACGATTCCCGACGACCTGTTTGCGTAATGCCGGCTCAACCGTGGCGGATCTTTGGCATCCCGCTGCGCGTCAGTGCTAGCTGGTTTCTGGTCGTCGCGTACCTGATGTGGTCGCTGGCCACGGGATATTTTCCCGTCGCGTATCCCCGCTGGTCGGCGGCGGCGCATTGGGCGCTCGGGAGCCTGGCCGCGCTGCTGCTCTTTGCGTGCATCGTCATCCATGAGCTCGCACACTCGCTGACGGCCAAACGCTACGGCGTGCCGGTGGCGTCGGTGACGCTGTTTATGTTCGGAGGGGTGTCGCAACTGGCCGGCCGGCCGCGCCGACCCTTCGCGGAATTGATCATCGCGCTGGCAGGGCCGCTGATGAGTGTAGCGCTGGCCGCGGCGTGCGTGGTGGCTGGGCGATCCCTGCGCCTGGCGGCTCCGGGATTCGACGTAGGCTCAGCGCTCTTGCAGTACCTGGCCCTCATCAACATCGGCTTAGCCATCTTCAACATGCTGCCGGCGTTTCCCCTCGATGGCGGGCGCGTGGTCCGCGCGCTGCTCTGGGGCCTGACGAATGATCCGGTGCGCGCCACGCGCATGGCCAGTTGGCTTGGAGCCCTCTTCGGCCTCGGCTTGCTCGTGCTGGGGATCTGGGTGGCCGTCGCCCAGCATCGCCTCAGCGCCGGGGT contains these protein-coding regions:
- the nagZ gene encoding beta-N-acetylhexosaminidase, producing MLDCMDLETLIGKRLAVGIPGAEATEDVIEALRAIRAGSLVLFSRNAASPEQLRRLLRRLEEGLGYPLWVMVDHEGGRIIRFAEGVTRFPSALTVGTTMSVADAETQGCVEATELRALGVHVNLAPCVDVLVEGADPIIGDRSYGADPERVSAYAAARIRGLQTHGVAACAKHFPGLGAVNRDPHGALPTITADWNAMEPHLVPFERSIMAGVAMVMSSHACYPHLGDPPGLPATFSRRLIHDLLRRRLGFEGVMLTDDLEMGALRSFGAMDELAIRATEAGHDLLLICSDLAAAQRAAAGLRSAYASGCLDGDELERSVQRIQQARQKFLS
- a CDS encoding PD-(D/E)XK nuclease family protein, coding for MPQLSASTLKLFQECPRCFWLHINKKIERPRGPFPSLPSGIDRVLKGYFETYRKQGALPPLIAGKLSGTLSTTPLTLGFNDPATRARLWGKLDDCITLSDQRLAPLDHKTRASAPDDLSYSQTYYQFQMDVYTLLLERNGYRTSRSAYVVYYFPIDGTLHNGFPFDVAVHTLATDPESAYDVFAAACRCLASPLPSSSASCAFCRWAVSRHSEVAQPIPRLAEDTIPDDLFA
- a CDS encoding site-2 protease family protein gives rise to the protein MPAQPWRIFGIPLRVSASWFLVVAYLMWSLATGYFPVAYPRWSAAAHWALGSLAALLLFACIVIHELAHSLTAKRYGVPVASVTLFMFGGVSQLAGRPRRPFAELIIALAGPLMSVALAAACVVAGRSLRLAAPGFDVGSALLQYLALINIGLAIFNMLPAFPLDGGRVVRALLWGLTNDPVRATRMASWLGALFGLGLLVLGIWVAVAQHRLSAGVWYILLGWFLRDAALRSYRTGFG
- the murQ gene encoding N-acetylmuramic acid 6-phosphate etherase; this translates as MPRAIRYRQLPTEQSHPQSVSLDRLSTLQLLQLMHREDQQAVRAVGRQLAQVAKAIALIEASLRHRGRLIFVGAGTSGRLGVIEAAECPPTFRTTPSQVQAIMAGGPRAVLRSREGAEDARASTQAMARRRIRAGDAVVGITASGVTPFVDAALRAATRRGAATILVTCHARAPIPADVRIAVVVGPELLAGSTRLKAGTATKLILNMLTLGAMARLGKTYGSLMVDVRPTSRKLTARAIAIIQLVTHVSPRVAAARLRAARGNVKAAIVMASHHVSLVAARRRLSHAHGSLRKALSSQPLNHSITQSLNH
- a CDS encoding anhydro-N-acetylmuramic acid kinase produces the protein MGILAIGVMSGTSCDGVSAALAQFSNRTVRILTERTTPYSPRLARLLHKSAALSAAELSALNMALGEAFARAARRCAAAVPGAARRIAVIGSHGHTVYHGPSDPIPSTLQLGEPSVIAQRTGLPVVANFRPRDIAAGGSGAPLVPYFDAAFFGRGAPRALQNIGGIANVSIVGRGIRPMAFDTGPGNCWMDVLAQRISRGRLRYDRGGRLARLGRIDEGLAKRLWQHPYFRRPPPKSTGRELFNERLLRDIFGSRLSRAPHAVLSTVTYFTAYSIVESYHRFAPYRLREIIVSGGGVYNRTLMDHLTRLAAPAPVRSIADYGIPPQAKEPAAFAYLALRALQGRVNHLPSTTGAKTACILGSLTLSFHDPRSTIRHSSHALD